A stretch of the Malus sylvestris chromosome 10, drMalSylv7.2, whole genome shotgun sequence genome encodes the following:
- the LOC126586573 gene encoding lysine-specific demethylase JMJ26-like isoform X2: MEVLIVEQGRLERYNDKDIRVPKRRRSEFLHHGKGGDKSEEDEKHKDFSSLTGTESKKRRLAPENGKRISKKRRSSKVVESSEDEFDGEILFLKAQARKRGGVDCEVIGRSSLKDETVRYESKNGACNTSSSSPPTSPGSSSRYMKDNEEVNLKCHQCMKEEKKTIVSCSKCKKNSYCIRCIKQWYPHMKVKEVKELCPFCRKNCNCNVCLHSTGVIKIPEMDLDDCKKAQHLEHLLSNLLPFLKKISQEQNQEIEIEANLRGLSPSAVEIPQTLCFNDERVYCNHCATSIIDLHRSCSKCSYELCLNCCREIRQGCLFDRGDVKFQYRSRGYDYIHGGDPAPDCCPLKDSEDHIEPLTEWKANGDATVSCAPKEMGGCGDCVLDLKRILPADWISNLVVKAKYLLETFQKERSTFKHNCETRRDMLRKAASREGSCDNFLFCPDSKDTLKEEELLHFKEHWVNGEPVIVKNVLEQANGLSWEPMVMWRALSENMDAASTQYSEVKTIDCLAGCEVEINTRQFFQGYTEGRMYKNLWPEMLKLKDWPPSDKFEDLLPRHCDEFISALPFLEYTDPRAGFLNLAVKLPPGVLKPDLGPKTYIAYGFMEELGRGDSVTKLHCDMSDAVNILTHTAEVQSSNEQQSAISRLKKLHRVQDERELMDWENSHKDRAGQSGGQTEDRETLESNRPSEINGESKVRKDELDDPSCSSSNEATEETGGALWDIFRREDVPKLEAYLMKHYKEFRHTYCSLVEKVIHPIHDQSFYLTLEHKRRLKEEFGVEPWTFVQRLGEAVFIPAGCPHQVRNLKSCTKVAADFVSPENVHECLRLTEEFRQLPKNHRAREDKLEIKKMILYAADQAVKDFESLASTQELEALVSTRGLKALESTEV, encoded by the exons ATGGAAGTTTTGATAGTAGAACAAGGGCGGCTGGAGCGGTATAACGATAAAGATATTAGGGTGCCTAAGAGAAGACGTTCCGAGTTCCTGCATCATGGAAAGGGTGGCGACAAATCagaagaggatgaaaagcacAAGGACTTCTCATCATTGACTGGAACAGAGTCTAAAAAGAGACGGCTTGCTCCAGAGAATGGAAAAAGGATTTCAAAAAAGCGACGCTCCTCAAAAGTGGTAGAAAGTTCTGAAGATGAGTTTGATGGGGAAATTCTGTTTCTTAAGGCACAAGCGCGCAAAAGGGGAGGAGTTGACTGTGAAGTGATAGGAAGAAGTTCCTTAAAGGATGAAACAGTAAGATATGAGTCAAAGAATGGAGCTTGCAATACCTCGTCTTCTTCACCACCGACTTCCCCTGGATCATCTTCAAGATATATGAAG GATAATGAAGAAGTTAATTTAAAGTGTCATCAGTGTATGAAAGAGGAGAAGAAGACTATTGTTTCCTGTTCCAAGTGTAAAAAGAACTCCTATTGCATCCGCTGTATCAAGCAATG GTATCCTCACATGAAAGTAAAGGAAGTCAAGGAACTTTGCCCATTTTGCCGTAAGAATTGCAACTGTAATGTATGCCTGCACTCAACTGGTGTGATTAAG ATACCAGAGATGGATTTAGATGACTGCAAAAAGGCTCAGCATCTGGAGCATTTACTTTCCAACTTGCTTCCATTTCTAAAGAAAATTTCCCAAGAACAAAATCAGGAGATAGAGATTGAAGCTAATCTTCGAG GGCTTTCACCTTCTGCAGTTGAAATACCACAGACTCTCTGTTTTAACGATGAGCGTGTCTATTG CAACCACTGTGCAACTTCGATCATTGATCTACACCGAAGCTGCTCAAAATGTTCGTATGAACTTTGTCTAAATTGCTGCCGAGAAATTCGCCAGGGATGTCTTTTTGACCGTGGAGACGTGAAATTTCAGTATAGGAGTAGGGGTTATGATTACATCCATGGTGGAGATCCGGCACCTGATTGTTGTCCCTTGAAAGATTCAGAGGACCATATTGAGCCTTTGACTGAGTGGAAGGCAAACGGTGATGCTACTGTTAGTTGTGCTCCGAAAGAAATGGGTGGCTGTGGTGACTGCGTGTTGGATCTCAAGCGCATCCTTCCGGCCGACTGGATCTCAAATTTAGTGGTGAAAGCAAAATATTTATTAGAGACTTTCCAAAAAGAGCGTTCTACATTCAAGCATAATTGTGAAACAAGAAGAGATATGTTACGAAAAGCAGCTTCCAGAGAAGGTTCTTGTGACAACTTCTTGTTTTGCCCTGATTCAAAGGACACTCTGAAAGAAGAAGAGCTTTTGCACTTTAAAGAACATTGGGTGAATGGCGAACCAGTTATTGTTAAAAATGTGCTCGAACAGGCAAATGGTCTGAGCTGGGAACCAATGGTAATGTGGCGTGCTTTAAGTGAAAATATGGATGCAGCTAGTACGCAATATTCAGAAGTAAAGACCATCGATTGCCTGGCTGGTTGTGAG GTGGAAATCAACACTCGTCAGTTTTTTCAAGGATACACCGAAGGGAGAATGTACAAAAACTTGTGGCCAGAGATGCTTAAGCTGAAGGATTGGCCCCCTTCTGATAAGTTTGAGGATCTTTTACCGCGTCATTGTGATGAATTTATCAGTGCCTTGCCGTTTCTAGAGTACACAGATCCTAGAGCTGGTTTCCTTAACCTTGCTGTTAAGTTGCCGCCAGGTGTCTTGAAACCAGACTTGGGTCCAAAAACATATATTGCTTATGGTTTtatggaagagcttggaagagGAGACTCTGTAACTAAGCTCCATTGTGACATGTCTGATGCG GTGAATATTTTGACACATACCGCTGAAGTGCAGTCAAGTAATGAGCAGCAGTCTGCAATTTCTAGGTTGAAAAAGTTACATAGGGTGCAAGATGAAAGAGAACTTATGGATTGGGAGAATTCTCACAAGGATCGTGCTGGACAGTCTGGTGGACAGACAGAGGACAGAGAAACCCTAGAAAGCAATCGCCCATCTGAAATTAATGGAGAATCGAAAGTTCGGAAAGATGAACTAGATGATCCGTCTTGTTCTTCCTCCAATGAAGCAACTGAGGAAACGGGTGGTGCTTTGTGGGACATCTTCCGCAGGGAGGATGTCCCTAAGTTAGAGGCTTATCTGATGAAGCATTATAAAGAATTTAGGCACACCTATTGCTCACTAGTTGAAAAG GTCATTCATCCAATTCATGACCAATCTTTTTATTTAACGTTGGAGCACAAACGGAGGCTGAAGGAGGAATTTG GTGTCGAACCATGGACTTTTGTACAAAGACTCGGAGAGGCGGTATTTATTCCAGCCGGATGCCCACACCAAGTCAGGAATCTCAAG TCCTGCACGAAAGTAGCAGCGGACTTCGTATCTCCTGAAAATGTCCATGAGTGCCTCCGTTTAACCGAGGAGTTTAGACAACTTCCGAAGAACCATAGAGCCAGAGAAGACAAACTTGAG ATAAAGAAAATGATACTCTACGCTGCTGATCAAGCTGTTAAAGATTTTGAATCCTTGGCATCGACTCAAGAGTTGGAAGCCTTGGTATCAACTCGAGGTTTGAAGGCCTTGGAATCAACTGAAGTTTGA
- the LOC126586573 gene encoding lysine-specific demethylase JMJ26-like isoform X1 yields MEVLIVEQGRLERYNDKDIRVPKRRRSEFLHHGKGGDKSEEDEKHKDFSSLTGTESKKRRLAPENGKRISKKRRSSKVVESSEDEFDGEILFLKAQARKRGGVDCEVIGRSSLKDETVRYESKNGACNTSSSSPPTSPGSSSRYMKQDNEEVNLKCHQCMKEEKKTIVSCSKCKKNSYCIRCIKQWYPHMKVKEVKELCPFCRKNCNCNVCLHSTGVIKIPEMDLDDCKKAQHLEHLLSNLLPFLKKISQEQNQEIEIEANLRGLSPSAVEIPQTLCFNDERVYCNHCATSIIDLHRSCSKCSYELCLNCCREIRQGCLFDRGDVKFQYRSRGYDYIHGGDPAPDCCPLKDSEDHIEPLTEWKANGDATVSCAPKEMGGCGDCVLDLKRILPADWISNLVVKAKYLLETFQKERSTFKHNCETRRDMLRKAASREGSCDNFLFCPDSKDTLKEEELLHFKEHWVNGEPVIVKNVLEQANGLSWEPMVMWRALSENMDAASTQYSEVKTIDCLAGCEVEINTRQFFQGYTEGRMYKNLWPEMLKLKDWPPSDKFEDLLPRHCDEFISALPFLEYTDPRAGFLNLAVKLPPGVLKPDLGPKTYIAYGFMEELGRGDSVTKLHCDMSDAVNILTHTAEVQSSNEQQSAISRLKKLHRVQDERELMDWENSHKDRAGQSGGQTEDRETLESNRPSEINGESKVRKDELDDPSCSSSNEATEETGGALWDIFRREDVPKLEAYLMKHYKEFRHTYCSLVEKVIHPIHDQSFYLTLEHKRRLKEEFGVEPWTFVQRLGEAVFIPAGCPHQVRNLKSCTKVAADFVSPENVHECLRLTEEFRQLPKNHRAREDKLEIKKMILYAADQAVKDFESLASTQELEALVSTRGLKALESTEV; encoded by the exons ATGGAAGTTTTGATAGTAGAACAAGGGCGGCTGGAGCGGTATAACGATAAAGATATTAGGGTGCCTAAGAGAAGACGTTCCGAGTTCCTGCATCATGGAAAGGGTGGCGACAAATCagaagaggatgaaaagcacAAGGACTTCTCATCATTGACTGGAACAGAGTCTAAAAAGAGACGGCTTGCTCCAGAGAATGGAAAAAGGATTTCAAAAAAGCGACGCTCCTCAAAAGTGGTAGAAAGTTCTGAAGATGAGTTTGATGGGGAAATTCTGTTTCTTAAGGCACAAGCGCGCAAAAGGGGAGGAGTTGACTGTGAAGTGATAGGAAGAAGTTCCTTAAAGGATGAAACAGTAAGATATGAGTCAAAGAATGGAGCTTGCAATACCTCGTCTTCTTCACCACCGACTTCCCCTGGATCATCTTCAAGATATATGAAG caGGATAATGAAGAAGTTAATTTAAAGTGTCATCAGTGTATGAAAGAGGAGAAGAAGACTATTGTTTCCTGTTCCAAGTGTAAAAAGAACTCCTATTGCATCCGCTGTATCAAGCAATG GTATCCTCACATGAAAGTAAAGGAAGTCAAGGAACTTTGCCCATTTTGCCGTAAGAATTGCAACTGTAATGTATGCCTGCACTCAACTGGTGTGATTAAG ATACCAGAGATGGATTTAGATGACTGCAAAAAGGCTCAGCATCTGGAGCATTTACTTTCCAACTTGCTTCCATTTCTAAAGAAAATTTCCCAAGAACAAAATCAGGAGATAGAGATTGAAGCTAATCTTCGAG GGCTTTCACCTTCTGCAGTTGAAATACCACAGACTCTCTGTTTTAACGATGAGCGTGTCTATTG CAACCACTGTGCAACTTCGATCATTGATCTACACCGAAGCTGCTCAAAATGTTCGTATGAACTTTGTCTAAATTGCTGCCGAGAAATTCGCCAGGGATGTCTTTTTGACCGTGGAGACGTGAAATTTCAGTATAGGAGTAGGGGTTATGATTACATCCATGGTGGAGATCCGGCACCTGATTGTTGTCCCTTGAAAGATTCAGAGGACCATATTGAGCCTTTGACTGAGTGGAAGGCAAACGGTGATGCTACTGTTAGTTGTGCTCCGAAAGAAATGGGTGGCTGTGGTGACTGCGTGTTGGATCTCAAGCGCATCCTTCCGGCCGACTGGATCTCAAATTTAGTGGTGAAAGCAAAATATTTATTAGAGACTTTCCAAAAAGAGCGTTCTACATTCAAGCATAATTGTGAAACAAGAAGAGATATGTTACGAAAAGCAGCTTCCAGAGAAGGTTCTTGTGACAACTTCTTGTTTTGCCCTGATTCAAAGGACACTCTGAAAGAAGAAGAGCTTTTGCACTTTAAAGAACATTGGGTGAATGGCGAACCAGTTATTGTTAAAAATGTGCTCGAACAGGCAAATGGTCTGAGCTGGGAACCAATGGTAATGTGGCGTGCTTTAAGTGAAAATATGGATGCAGCTAGTACGCAATATTCAGAAGTAAAGACCATCGATTGCCTGGCTGGTTGTGAG GTGGAAATCAACACTCGTCAGTTTTTTCAAGGATACACCGAAGGGAGAATGTACAAAAACTTGTGGCCAGAGATGCTTAAGCTGAAGGATTGGCCCCCTTCTGATAAGTTTGAGGATCTTTTACCGCGTCATTGTGATGAATTTATCAGTGCCTTGCCGTTTCTAGAGTACACAGATCCTAGAGCTGGTTTCCTTAACCTTGCTGTTAAGTTGCCGCCAGGTGTCTTGAAACCAGACTTGGGTCCAAAAACATATATTGCTTATGGTTTtatggaagagcttggaagagGAGACTCTGTAACTAAGCTCCATTGTGACATGTCTGATGCG GTGAATATTTTGACACATACCGCTGAAGTGCAGTCAAGTAATGAGCAGCAGTCTGCAATTTCTAGGTTGAAAAAGTTACATAGGGTGCAAGATGAAAGAGAACTTATGGATTGGGAGAATTCTCACAAGGATCGTGCTGGACAGTCTGGTGGACAGACAGAGGACAGAGAAACCCTAGAAAGCAATCGCCCATCTGAAATTAATGGAGAATCGAAAGTTCGGAAAGATGAACTAGATGATCCGTCTTGTTCTTCCTCCAATGAAGCAACTGAGGAAACGGGTGGTGCTTTGTGGGACATCTTCCGCAGGGAGGATGTCCCTAAGTTAGAGGCTTATCTGATGAAGCATTATAAAGAATTTAGGCACACCTATTGCTCACTAGTTGAAAAG GTCATTCATCCAATTCATGACCAATCTTTTTATTTAACGTTGGAGCACAAACGGAGGCTGAAGGAGGAATTTG GTGTCGAACCATGGACTTTTGTACAAAGACTCGGAGAGGCGGTATTTATTCCAGCCGGATGCCCACACCAAGTCAGGAATCTCAAG TCCTGCACGAAAGTAGCAGCGGACTTCGTATCTCCTGAAAATGTCCATGAGTGCCTCCGTTTAACCGAGGAGTTTAGACAACTTCCGAAGAACCATAGAGCCAGAGAAGACAAACTTGAG ATAAAGAAAATGATACTCTACGCTGCTGATCAAGCTGTTAAAGATTTTGAATCCTTGGCATCGACTCAAGAGTTGGAAGCCTTGGTATCAACTCGAGGTTTGAAGGCCTTGGAATCAACTGAAGTTTGA
- the LOC126586575 gene encoding calcium permeable stress-gated cation channel 1-like, with product MATLGDLGVGAGINILSALIFFLVFAFLRLQPLNDRVYFPKWYFKGLRESPTPSGAFVRKFVNLDFRSYLRFLDWMPAALRMPEPELIDHAGLDSAVYLRIYLIGLKIFVPIAFLAWAVLVPVNYTNITLDLEKIKNVTSSDIDKLSISNIPDKSPRLFSHIVMAYVFTVWTCYVLLKEYEIVANMRLHFLATEERRPDQYTVLVRNVPPDSDESTSELVEHFFLVNHPDHYLTHQVVYNANSLAKLVKKKKKMLNWLVYYQNKLSRSKTATRPLRKTGFLGLWGKKVDAIEHYKTEIEKLTDQIAKEKERVAHDPKSIMPAAFVSFKTQWGAAVCAQTQQSRNPTIWLTEWAPEPRDVYWPNMAVPYVQLTVKRLIMGVAFFFLTFFFMIPIAIVQSFASLEGIEKAAPFLKPIVEAKFIKSVIAGFLPGIALKLFLIFLPTILMIMAKFEGYPSKSSLERRAASRYYLFSLVNVFLGSIITGTAFEQLESFIHQSATDIPKTIGVAIPLKATFFITYIMVDGWAGIAAEILMLKPLIIYHLKNSFLVKTDKDREEAMDPGSIGFNTGEPRIQLYVLLGLVYATVTPTLLPFIIIFFGLAYVVFRHQIINVYKQEYESAAAFWPDVHGRIITALIISQLLLFGLLSTKKAAQSTPFLIALPVLTLWFHRYCKGRFEPAFKTFPLQEAMMKDTLEQARDPNLNLKGYLQSAYIHPVFKECGDEEDNESLEKSETESVIVATKRQSRRNTPAPSRMTGGSSPSMPDVELAQP from the exons ATGGCTACACTTGGAGATTTAGGGGTTGGAGCGGGTATCAATATTCTCAGCGCGCTCATTTTCTTTCTAGTGTTTGCCTTTCTTAGGCTTCAACCCCTCAACGACAGGGTCTACTTTCCCAAATGGTATTTTAAGGGATTGAGGGAGAGTCCCACTCCTTCTGGCGCGTTTGTGCGCAAGTTTGTCAATCTGGACTTCAGGTCATACTTAAGGTTCTTGGATTGGATGCCAGCTGCGCTGAGGATGCCGGAACCAGAGCTTATTGATCATGCAGGGTTGGATTCTGCAGTTTACTTGCGGATATACTTGATAGG GCTTAAAATCTTTGTTCCTATAGCATTCCTTGCATGGGCTGTTTTGGTACCAGTCAACTATACAAATATCACTTTGGATCTAGAAAAGATAAAGAATGTTacttcaagtgacattgataaGCTCTCAATTTCGAACATCCCAGATAAATCGCCCAG ATTATTTAGTCATATAGTGATGGCCTATGTCTTTACTGTTTGGACATGCTACGTGCTGCTGAAGGAGTATGAGATAGTTGCCAATATGAGGCTGCATTTTCTTGCAACAGAAGAACGCCGACCAGATCAGTATACG GTCCTTGTTCGAAATGTTCCACCAGATTCCGATGAATCTACAAGTGAGCTTGTGGAGCACTTTTTTCTTGTCAACCATCCAGATCACTATCTTACACATCAG GTGGTATATAATGCCAACTCACTTGCGAAATtggtaaagaagaagaaaaagatgttGAACTGGCTTGTCTACTATCAAAATAAGCTTTCTAGAAGTAAAACCGCAACAAGACCCTTAAGGAAG ACTGGTTTTCTTGGGCTCTGGGGAAAAAAAGTTGACGCAATCGAACATTATAAAACTGAGATTGAGAAATTGACAGATCAA ATAGctaaagaaaaagagagggtTGCTCATGATCCGAAGTCTATCATGCCAGCCGCCTTTGTTTCCTTTAAAACTCAATGGGGTGCCGCTGTTTGTGCACAAACTCAGCAATCCAGAAACCCAACTATTTGGTTAACCGAGTGGGCTCCAGAGCCACGTGATGTATATTGGCCAAACATGGCAGTTCCATATGTACAACTCACAGTCAAGAGGCTTATTATGGGTGTTGCATTCTTTTTTCTCACCTTCTTTTTCATGATCCCCATTGCAATCGTACAGTCTTTTGCAAGCCTCGAGGGAATTGAGAAAGCAGCTCCATTCCTAAAGCCCATTGTAGAAGC GAAATTCATTAAGTCAGTCATTGCAGGTTTCCTACCCGGAATTGCGCTGAAGttatttctaatttttctaCCAACCATATTGATGATCATGGCAAAATTTGAGGGCTATCCATCTAAGTCTTCTCTTGAACGGAGAGCAGCATCTAGATACTATCTCTTCTCTCTGGTGAATGTATTCCTTGGGAGCATTATTACTGGAACTGCATTTGAACAGCTAGAATCTTTCATTCACCAATCAGCAACCGA TATTCCAAAAACAATTGGTGTTGCTATCCCATTGAAAGCAACTTTCTTTATCACGTATATAATGGTTGATGGATGGGCCGGTATTGCTGCAGAGATTTTGATGTTGAAACCGCTGATAATATACCACTTGAAGAACTCCTTCCTGGTGAAGACTGACAAGGATAGGGAGGAGGCCATGGATCCAGGAAGTATTGGTTTCAACACTGGAGAGCCTCGTATTCAGTTATATGTCTTACTCGGCCTTGTGTATGCTACAGTGACACCAACCTTACTTCCGTTCATAATAATTTTCTTTGGCCTGGCTTATGTGGTTTTCCGTCATCAG ATCATAAATGTCTACAAGCAGGAGTATGAGAGCGCCGCGGCATTCTGGCCTGATGTCCATGGTCGTATCATCACTGCATTGATCATCTCACAACTCCTCTTGTTTGGGCTGTTGAGTACAAAAAAAGCTGCTCAGTCAACGCCGTTTCTCATTGCGCTTCCAGTACTGACCTTATGGTTCCATAGGTATTGCAAAGGTCGTTTCGAACCTGCATTCAAGACCTTCCCATTACAG GAAGCAATGATGAAAGATACACTGGAACAAGCAAGAGACCCGAACTTGAATTTGAAAGGCTATCTTCAGAGCGCGTATATCCATCCGGTTTTCAAGGAGTGTGGCGACGAAGAAGACAATGAATCGTTAGAAAAGAGTGAAACTGAGAGCGTGATTGTGGCCACAAAACGGCAATCCCGGAGGAACACCCCAGCGCCTAGCAGAATGACAGGTGGATCCTCGCCATCAATGCCTGATGTTGAACTTGCACAGCCGTAA